One window of Camelina sativa cultivar DH55 chromosome 4, Cs, whole genome shotgun sequence genomic DNA carries:
- the LOC104783886 gene encoding glutathione S-transferase T3-like — protein MTSYNTFCQSSSSYLELLNSQGEALNQDGAYEIPTWSSQQSHDEPLSQETPVKKDRKKWNPTDDEILISAWLNTSKDPIIANQQKGGSFWQRVQKYYAESPHAIANGEQGVNINCKQRWFKINESTNKFCGAYAAAERQNSSGHSENDVLKVAHDIYFSDYKTKFTMEHCWCLLRYEQKFLNQNAINTPSPSVRTKRKPVDAVSQSEGTHTEQDSKIRPQGVKAAKADRKKAQGKALAEYTSMWEVKRVDMAEKEKLQKLAILDTLLTKPEALLLAL, from the exons ATGACTTCTTACAATACATTCTGTCAGTCGTCTTCTAGTTATTTAGAGCTTCTCAACAGTCAAGGAGAAGCTCTTAACCAAGACGGTGCTTATGAAATACCTACTTGGAGCTCTCAACAATCCCATGATGAACCTCTTTCTCAAGAGACACCTGTCAAGAAGGATAGGAAGAAATGGAATCCGACTGACGATGAAATACTAATAAGTGCGTGGCTGAACACTTCAAAGGACCCGATCAttgcaaatcaacaaaagggaGGAAGCTTTTGGCAAAGGGTTCAAAAATACTATGCAGAGTCTCCTCATGCGATAGCCAATGGTGAACAGGGTGTGAACATCAACTGTAAGCAGAGGTGGTTCAAGATCAATGAGTCCACAAACAAGTTCTGCGGGGCTTATGCAGCTGCAGAGAGACAAAACAGTAGTGGACACTCTGAGAACGATGTGCTGAAGGTGGCTCACGACATCTACTTCTCTGACTATAAGACGAAGTTTACAATGGAGCATTGCTGGTGTTTGTTAAGGTATGAGCAGAAATTCCTTAACCAAAACGCGATTAACACACCTTCACCGTCAGTcagaacaaagaggaaaccaGTTGATGCAGTTTCACAATCCGAGGGAACCCACACTGAACAAGACTCCAAGATAAGGCCTCAAGGTGTCAAGGCTGCTAAGGCTGACAGGAAGAAAGCTCAGGGAAAGGCTCTTGCTGAGTACACGAGCATGTGGGAAGTAAAGAGGGTGGATATGGCTGAAAAAGAGAAGCTACAGAAGCTTGCCATACTAGACACACTCCTTACTAAACCAgaagctt TGTTGTTAGCTTTATAA
- the LOC104780619 gene encoding uncharacterized protein LOC104780619 has translation MISDSITNASATAAPSARDFGKKKRTNRSAKLKQSKLGLRREQWLSQVAMINNKGDKEETDSNRRIRSEKPVQRDRPVENFDVQGRDREEENHNSGTQHRHESFIESLSNSPNSILSGMNSIPNFSSSSSSGSGGSCSGNITEEEDDADDCLDDWEAIADALAADDEKKHEKENHLESCEEGESIIKKSALPRDGSDVAVRDAKENPDCSRTMSRKQKSNQAWRPDDKLRPQGLPNLEKQRSFPVMNLHFSSVTVPSSCPICYEDLDLTDSNFLPCPCGFRLCLFCHKTICDGDGRCPGCRKPYERNTIKVEASVQGGGLTIRLARSSSMFCRS, from the exons ATGATTTCTGATTCGATCACCAACGCTTCTGCTACTGCAGCTCCTAGCGCCAGGGATTtcggaaaaaagaaaagg ACGAACAGGTCGGCGAAATTGAAACAGAGCAAGCTAGGTCTTCGTCGTGAGCAATGGCTTTCTCAAG ttgcGATGATTAATAACAAAGGGGATAAGGAGGAAACAGATTCCAATCGAAGAATTAGGAGTGAGAAGCCTGTTCAGAGAGATCGACCGGTTGAGAATTTTGATGTGCAGGGtagagatagagaagaagagaatcataaCAGTGGAACACAGCATCGTCATGAGAGCTTTATTGAGTCGCTTTCTAATAGCCCTAACAGTATCCTGAGTGGCATGAATTCGATTCCTAATTTTAGCAGCAGTAGCAGCAGTGGAAGTGGTGGCTCTTGCTCTGGTAATATaacagaagaagaggatgatgctGATGATTGTTTGGATGATTGGGAGGCTATTGCTGACGCTTTAGCAgctgatgatgagaagaagcaTGAGAAAGAGAATCATCTTGAGTCTTGTGAAGAGGGTGAGAGTATCATCAAGAAATCAGCTTTGCCGAGGGATGGATCTGATGTGGCTGTAAGGGATGCAAAAGAGAACCCGGATTGTTCGAGAACAATGTCGAGGAAGCAAAAGAGTAACCAGGCGTGGAGGCCAGACGATAAGCTACGTCCTCAGGGTCTGCCTAATCTGGAAAAGCAGCGTAGTTTTCCTGTTATGAATTTGCATTTTAGTTCTGTGACAGTGCCATCTTCTTGTCCCATTTGTTACGAAGATCTGGACTTGACAGATTCAAACTTCTTACCATGTCCTTGTGGGTTCCGGCTTTGCCTTTTCTGCCACAAGACGATTTGCGATGGAGATGGGCGTTGTCCTGGTTGCAGAAAGCCATATGAAAGGAACACTATCAAGGTTGAGGCTAGTGTTCAAGGTGGTGGTCTGACTATTCGGCTTGCTCGTTCGTCTAGCATGTTTTGCAGGTCATGA
- the LOC104780621 gene encoding two-component response regulator ARR5 yields MQYQISSTFSSNPQSLFSLVDMAEVLRPEMLDISNDTSSLASSQELLHVLAVDDSMVDRKFIERLLRVSSCKVTVVDSATRALQYLGLDGENGSVGFEDLKINLIMTDYSMPGMTGYELLKKIKESSIFREIPVVIMSSENILPRIDRCLEEGAEDFLLKPVKLADVKRLRDSLMKAEERAFKNLMHKRELEANDIYSQLKRAKI; encoded by the exons ATGCAATATCAAATCTCCTCTACCTTTTCCTCAAATCCTCAAAGTTTATTCTCTCTCGTTGATATGGCTGAGGTTTTACGTCCAGAGATGTTGGATATCTCCAACGACACTTCTTCATTAGCTTCTTCACAGGAGCTTCTTCATGTTCTTGCCGTTGATGATAGCATGGTTGATCGTAAATTCATCGAGCGTTTGCTTAGAGTCTCTTCTTGTAAAG TTACTGTGGTTGATAGTGCGACAAGAGCTTTACAGTATCTTGGCTTAGATGGAGAGAATGGTTCAGTTGGATTTGAG GATCTGAAGATTAATTTGATAATGACGGATTATTCGATGCCCGGGATGACTGGATATGAACTACTCAAGAAGATCAAA GAATCATCAATATTCAGAGAAATACCAGTGGTGATTATGTCGTCAGAGAACATCTTGCCTCGGATCGATAg aTGTCTTGAAGAAGGGGCTGAAGATTTCTTATTGAAACCTGTGAAATTGGCTGATGTGAAGAGATTAAGAGATTCTTTAATGAAAGCTGAGGAAAGAGCTTTTAAGAATCTGATGCACAAGAGAGAGCTAGAAGCTAATGATATCTACTCGCAGCTTAAACGAGCAAAGATCTGA